In one Zobellia galactanivorans genomic region, the following are encoded:
- a CDS encoding sialate O-acetylesterase, which produces MKPKFLIVAFLMTLACQPLWAKIELPHIFSDHMVLQRNEKVSLWGWANTGEEITVHTGWDNQEYHVKTNIEAKWKLEIDTPEAGGPYTISFKGNENEIVLKNVLIGEVWLCSGQSNMQWSATTNAGIDNAEEEIKKADYPNIRLFTVARRTSNYPQDDLPGTWEVCTPETMKTFSAVAYFFARRLQGELNVPIGLIDNAWGGSPAEVWTPRSVFDKNEDLKASAESLEETPWSPVSPSQLYNGMVHAITPFKIAGTIWYQGESNRGRWDVYGKLFSEMVGSWREAWGYDFPFYYVQIAPYNYKEAEQGVRIRDVQRRVLETLPNSGMVVVSDIATIDNIHPTNKQDVGLRLANLALKETYQKYEGEVYGPLFKEVHPLGKKIEVVFDHAKGLMAKGKKVTHFEVAGADGVYHPAKAAIKQDKVILSSKMVKEPLNVRFGWSNIAEPNLFNGAGLPASAFISE; this is translated from the coding sequence ATGAAACCTAAATTTTTGATTGTCGCTTTTTTAATGACATTGGCCTGTCAGCCCTTATGGGCAAAGATCGAACTGCCCCATATTTTTTCCGATCATATGGTATTGCAGCGAAACGAAAAGGTCTCGTTATGGGGCTGGGCCAATACGGGAGAGGAAATTACGGTCCACACGGGTTGGGACAATCAAGAATATCACGTAAAGACCAACATTGAGGCGAAATGGAAATTGGAAATCGATACCCCGGAAGCAGGTGGGCCTTACACGATTAGCTTTAAGGGGAATGAAAACGAAATTGTATTGAAGAATGTTCTGATCGGTGAGGTCTGGTTGTGCTCGGGCCAATCGAATATGCAGTGGAGCGCTACCACAAACGCGGGTATAGATAATGCCGAAGAGGAAATAAAAAAAGCCGACTACCCCAATATTCGTCTTTTTACGGTAGCCCGAAGAACTTCCAATTATCCACAAGACGATTTGCCGGGGACTTGGGAGGTTTGTACACCCGAAACAATGAAAACCTTTAGTGCCGTTGCCTATTTTTTTGCAAGAAGGCTACAGGGAGAACTTAATGTACCGATAGGGCTTATCGATAATGCGTGGGGCGGTTCTCCTGCGGAAGTATGGACCCCGAGGTCTGTTTTCGACAAGAATGAAGACCTAAAGGCCTCGGCCGAAAGCTTGGAAGAGACCCCATGGAGCCCAGTTTCCCCTTCACAATTATACAATGGAATGGTACATGCCATAACGCCTTTTAAGATAGCGGGTACAATTTGGTACCAAGGGGAATCCAATAGAGGGAGATGGGATGTTTACGGCAAGCTTTTTTCCGAAATGGTAGGCTCGTGGCGAGAGGCTTGGGGATACGATTTCCCTTTTTATTACGTGCAGATCGCACCTTATAACTATAAGGAAGCCGAGCAGGGGGTAAGGATTAGGGATGTACAAAGACGCGTGTTGGAGACCTTGCCCAATTCGGGTATGGTGGTAGTGAGCGATATTGCCACAATAGATAATATCCACCCGACCAATAAACAGGATGTAGGTCTGCGATTGGCCAATTTGGCCCTGAAGGAAACCTATCAAAAGTATGAGGGCGAGGTTTACGGACCGCTTTTTAAGGAGGTCCATCCTTTGGGGAAAAAGATTGAAGTCGTCTTTGACCATGCGAAGGGACTCATGGCAAAGGGTAAAAAAGTAACCCATTTTGAAGTGGCCGGTGCCGATGGGGTATATCATCCGGCGAAAGCCGCCATCAAGCAAGACAAAGTGATCTTGTCGTCAAAGATGGTAAAAGAACCCTTGAACGTACGTTTTGGCTGGAGCAATATTGCCGAGCCGAATCTTTTTAATGGAGCGGGTTTGCCGGCTTCAGCGTTTATAAGTGAGTAA
- a CDS encoding Gfo/Idh/MocA family protein has protein sequence MAHKKELRIGLIGTGLMARTHTNGYKRSGDFFPELEYRPVLKTVCARTEEKVKAFAEQWGYESYETDWRAVIARDDIDAVDICTPNHMHANIAIAAAEAGKMVLCEKPLARSVAEAQPMVDAIAKAGVANTVFYNYRRIPAVTLIKQIVDSGKLGKIFHYRANFLQDWTINPELPQGGEALWRLDAEAAGSGVTGDLLAHCIDSAMWLNGPIKDVSAVTETFIKERVHQDTGEVTKVSIDDACIFHCHFENGALGLFEATRYARGHKALNTLEINGEHASLRWDLHDMNYLEMYDHADDAVVRGWRRILITDSDQPYMDKWWIPGTSIGYEHSFVHQVADFLKSLETGEACEPTFENALMTQKVCEAVINSANSKSWKDTGLV, from the coding sequence ATGGCACACAAAAAAGAACTCCGGATAGGATTGATAGGTACTGGTTTAATGGCAAGAACGCATACAAACGGTTATAAGCGTAGCGGTGATTTTTTCCCTGAACTTGAATATCGACCGGTGCTCAAAACAGTGTGTGCCAGAACCGAGGAAAAGGTAAAGGCCTTTGCCGAGCAATGGGGTTATGAGTCGTATGAAACGGATTGGAGGGCGGTTATTGCCAGGGACGATATTGACGCTGTCGATATTTGTACCCCTAACCACATGCATGCCAATATTGCCATTGCGGCCGCCGAGGCGGGTAAAATGGTACTTTGCGAAAAACCTTTGGCGCGTTCCGTAGCGGAAGCCCAGCCTATGGTCGATGCAATTGCAAAGGCCGGTGTAGCGAATACCGTTTTCTATAACTACCGTCGTATACCGGCCGTTACCTTGATCAAACAGATCGTCGATTCGGGTAAGCTGGGTAAGATATTCCACTACAGGGCCAATTTTTTACAAGATTGGACCATCAACCCCGAGCTGCCACAAGGTGGCGAGGCCCTATGGCGATTAGATGCCGAAGCTGCGGGTTCAGGAGTAACGGGAGATCTTTTGGCGCATTGTATCGATAGTGCCATGTGGTTGAACGGACCGATTAAAGACGTGTCTGCGGTAACCGAGACATTTATAAAGGAACGCGTACACCAAGATACCGGTGAGGTCACAAAGGTAAGCATAGATGATGCTTGTATTTTTCATTGCCACTTTGAGAACGGGGCCTTGGGCCTTTTTGAGGCCACCCGTTATGCCCGGGGGCATAAGGCTTTGAATACCTTGGAAATCAATGGGGAACATGCTTCCTTGAGATGGGATTTGCACGATATGAACTACCTTGAAATGTACGACCATGCAGATGATGCCGTGGTGAGGGGATGGCGCAGGATCTTGATAACGGACAGTGACCAGCCTTATATGGATAAATGGTGGATTCCGGGTACGTCTATCGGCTATGAACATTCGTTTGTGCACCAAGTGGCCGATTTCTTAAAAAGTTTGGAAACCGGGGAAGCCTGTGAGCCCACTTTTGAAAATGCCTTGATGACCCAAAAGGTTTGTGAGGCCGTTATCAATTCGGCCAATTCAAAAAGCTGGAAAGATACAGGTCTGGTGTAG
- a CDS encoding Gfo/Idh/MocA family protein: MDTQNNLFSRRNFIKGTSSLIALSSFGAYALDFDYREKPFKVGLIGTGWYGKSDLFRLMQVAPVEVVSLCDPDRNMLSEAGKLVALRQKSKKTPQLYTDYKKMLAERNLDIVLIGSPDHWHALQGIEALKAGAHVYLQKPISVDVMEGEALVAAANKYGKVIQVGTQRKSTPHLVEAKKNIVDAGLLGKISHVEICCYYHMRANDNPPLQEVPDYFDYEMWTGPAPLRPFDGMPHRRWWRTFMEYGNGIMGDMCVHMLDTVRWMLDLGWPNKISSTGGIYVQKDGKSNIADTQTAIFEFDELDCVWNHRSWGTPADPEYPWSFKLYGEKGTLSGDIKKYDFVPTGKGEKIHGDVLYEREKYPEDLTEKDIELHAAPATRAHMIDFLNAIHTGSIPVANIQEAHISTASCILANMAMKLERPLVYDQKQRIVVNDPEATQLLQRTYREGWQHPLPKMFE, encoded by the coding sequence ATGGATACCCAAAACAACCTTTTTAGCAGACGTAATTTTATCAAGGGCACTTCAAGCCTCATCGCCCTTTCTTCCTTTGGTGCCTATGCCCTGGACTTTGATTACCGTGAAAAACCTTTTAAGGTAGGACTCATCGGTACAGGTTGGTACGGAAAGAGCGATCTATTTCGGCTGATGCAAGTAGCCCCTGTTGAAGTCGTTTCGCTTTGCGATCCCGATCGGAATATGCTTTCGGAGGCCGGAAAACTGGTTGCCCTCAGACAAAAATCCAAAAAGACACCACAGCTCTATACCGATTACAAAAAAATGTTGGCGGAACGCAACCTAGATATCGTGCTGATCGGAAGTCCCGACCATTGGCATGCCTTACAAGGCATAGAGGCCCTTAAGGCCGGTGCACATGTATACCTTCAGAAACCCATAAGTGTAGACGTTATGGAAGGTGAAGCCTTGGTGGCCGCCGCAAACAAATACGGCAAGGTAATTCAGGTGGGCACCCAGCGAAAAAGTACGCCCCACCTGGTAGAAGCCAAAAAGAACATCGTAGATGCCGGACTATTGGGTAAAATATCACATGTAGAAATCTGTTGTTATTACCATATGCGGGCCAATGACAACCCTCCCTTACAAGAGGTACCCGATTATTTCGATTATGAAATGTGGACGGGCCCCGCTCCCTTGAGACCTTTTGACGGCATGCCCCACAGACGATGGTGGCGTACCTTTATGGAATACGGCAACGGAATTATGGGCGATATGTGCGTTCATATGTTAGACACCGTTCGTTGGATGTTGGACCTCGGATGGCCCAATAAAATCAGCTCCACCGGTGGTATTTACGTGCAAAAAGACGGAAAATCGAATATTGCCGATACCCAAACCGCTATTTTTGAATTTGACGAACTCGACTGCGTATGGAACCATAGGTCATGGGGCACCCCTGCCGACCCCGAATACCCTTGGTCGTTCAAGCTTTATGGGGAAAAGGGAACGCTTTCGGGGGATATTAAAAAATACGATTTTGTCCCGACCGGAAAGGGTGAAAAAATTCATGGCGACGTGCTTTACGAAAGGGAAAAATATCCGGAAGACCTGACCGAAAAAGACATAGAACTACATGCCGCACCGGCCACACGGGCCCATATGATCGACTTTTTAAACGCCATACATACGGGAAGCATACCTGTAGCCAATATTCAAGAGGCACACATATCGACGGCTAGTTGTATTCTGGCCAACATGGCCATGAAACTCGAGCGTCCCTTGGTCTACGACCAAAAACAACGTATCGTGGTCAATGACCCCGAAGCCACCCAACTTTTGCAACGGACGTACCGGGAAGGATGGCAACATCCGCTTCCGAAAATGTTTGAGTAA
- a CDS encoding sugar phosphate isomerase/epimerase family protein: protein MSKIKIGCETYTWAMSGETYKNKLEHIIEVTSKAGFKGIEPDTGFMNGFTDPKVFKEALDRNNIELSVLCHVEDWRNPKETDAERKNADQWIEFMKHFPEAILLLVQMPGQDREHLKERQQNLLTCVNEIATRAAGEGVVCSYHPNSPMGSIYRTEEDYKILLNGLDSRVIKYTPDVGHMAKGGMDPLPIIKQYRELVNCVHYKDMYDNGKWAAMGDGIIDFKGITSYLKETDFEGWIIVEDECDAAITDPDGITMQDGVYIEEVLRPLI from the coding sequence ATGTCAAAAATAAAAATTGGTTGTGAGACCTATACTTGGGCAATGTCCGGGGAAACGTATAAAAATAAATTAGAGCATATAATAGAGGTAACTTCTAAGGCCGGATTCAAAGGCATTGAACCCGATACCGGTTTTATGAACGGCTTTACCGATCCAAAAGTCTTTAAGGAGGCCTTGGACAGGAATAATATTGAATTGTCGGTGCTTTGCCATGTGGAAGATTGGCGTAATCCGAAAGAGACGGATGCCGAAAGAAAGAATGCGGATCAATGGATCGAGTTTATGAAGCATTTTCCCGAAGCTATTCTTCTATTGGTGCAAATGCCGGGGCAAGATCGAGAGCACTTAAAAGAACGTCAACAAAACCTGTTGACCTGTGTGAACGAAATCGCCACCAGGGCGGCAGGCGAAGGTGTGGTATGTTCATATCACCCCAATTCTCCCATGGGCTCGATCTATAGAACCGAAGAAGATTACAAAATCTTATTGAACGGTTTGGATAGTAGGGTCATTAAATATACGCCTGATGTAGGGCACATGGCCAAAGGAGGCATGGATCCCTTGCCCATTATAAAGCAATATCGCGAGTTGGTCAATTGTGTGCATTATAAAGATATGTACGACAATGGCAAATGGGCGGCAATGGGCGATGGTATTATTGATTTTAAGGGAATAACATCGTATTTAAAGGAAACCGATTTTGAAGGGTGGATCATCGTAGAAGATGAATGTGATGCTGCTATCACCGATCCCGACGGCATTACCATGCAAGATGGTGTTTATATTGAAGAAGTATTGAGACCCTTGATATAG
- a CDS encoding sugar phosphate isomerase/epimerase family protein, which translates to MKDNAFPKIHNASWPGIVGKGPDSEPPISLDKMLEMTAKAEVNGIKFDGIDIGLFDPHVDIHSSDDDIKRLADKVAGHGLNIGTLVAPIWGGPTLGSDDDRKTFVAMVQRACHFGKIFREHGVRQYGVIRIDSASSPEEWAKDPVNNTKLIAKTFREACDVAADYDEKLAAEGEICWGGMHSWKAMVETLEAVDRPNIGFQADMSHTLLYLLGYNAPEDRILPQDFDWSDRKTLEAGLKTVTDALRPWTIDFHVAQNDGTVHGTGSHDKTGRHCLATDPNGKLDVANDAGYWLRDGNGELTKAFKHICWDGCMFDNDVMMKQQTWNDILATLIKVRELHGWS; encoded by the coding sequence ATGAAAGACAACGCTTTTCCAAAAATCCACAATGCCTCATGGCCCGGTATCGTGGGTAAAGGCCCTGATTCAGAGCCTCCCATTTCCCTTGATAAAATGCTTGAAATGACGGCCAAGGCTGAAGTGAACGGTATAAAGTTCGACGGTATAGATATCGGACTCTTTGATCCGCACGTTGATATTCATAGTTCTGACGATGACATCAAACGCTTGGCCGACAAGGTAGCGGGCCATGGTCTGAACATCGGTACGCTCGTGGCCCCTATTTGGGGAGGCCCTACTTTGGGTTCCGATGATGACCGCAAGACTTTTGTAGCTATGGTACAGCGCGCATGTCATTTCGGTAAAATTTTCCGTGAACACGGCGTAAGACAATATGGGGTAATTCGCATAGATTCGGCTTCTAGTCCCGAAGAATGGGCCAAAGACCCCGTGAACAATACCAAATTGATAGCCAAAACATTCCGTGAGGCCTGTGATGTGGCTGCCGATTATGATGAAAAATTGGCTGCCGAAGGCGAAATTTGCTGGGGAGGAATGCACAGCTGGAAAGCGATGGTGGAAACCTTGGAGGCCGTTGATCGACCCAATATCGGATTTCAGGCCGATATGTCGCATACCCTTTTGTATTTGTTGGGCTACAATGCCCCTGAAGATCGAATTCTACCTCAAGACTTCGACTGGTCCGACCGAAAAACCTTGGAAGCCGGACTAAAAACGGTTACCGACGCCCTAAGGCCTTGGACCATTGATTTTCACGTGGCCCAAAATGATGGAACCGTTCACGGAACGGGATCGCACGATAAGACCGGACGCCACTGCTTGGCTACGGATCCCAACGGAAAACTGGATGTTGCCAACGACGCCGGCTATTGGTTACGTGACGGTAACGGCGAATTGACCAAGGCTTTCAAGCATATTTGTTGGGACGGTTGTATGTTCGATAACGATGTGATGATGAAGCAACAGACCTGGAACGATATTCTGGCGACCTTGATCAAGGTGCGGGAATTACACGGATGGAGTTAA
- a CDS encoding GDP-L-fucose synthase family protein: protein MDKDAKIYIAGHRGLVGSAILKKLKAEGFSNFVLRTHAELDLTDANAVAAFFAEEKPEYVFLAAAKVGGIVANNTYRADFIYANLMIQNNVVHQSYVNNVKKLLFLGSTCIYPKACPQPMKEDYLLTDTLEYTNEPYAIAKIAGIKLCESYNLQYGTNFISVMPTNLYGPNDNFDLEKSHVLPALIRKMHLGRALEAQDWTTVRKDLNERPIEGVDGKASESEIYSILEKYGVKKTDDKVSVEIWGSGKPMREFLWSEDMADACIFIMKSRNFEDTYAPAEKEIRNTHINIGTGKDLSIRELAESIKAMVGFEGPLKFNADKPDGTMKKLTDVSKLHGLGWKHQIDLEEGIKKMYDWYRSA, encoded by the coding sequence ATGGACAAGGATGCAAAAATCTATATTGCAGGACACCGTGGCCTTGTAGGCAGCGCCATTTTAAAAAAGCTCAAGGCCGAAGGGTTTTCCAATTTCGTATTGCGTACGCATGCCGAACTTGATTTGACCGACGCCAATGCCGTAGCTGCTTTTTTTGCCGAAGAAAAACCAGAATACGTTTTTCTTGCAGCGGCAAAAGTGGGCGGTATCGTAGCGAACAATACCTATAGGGCCGATTTCATTTACGCCAACCTCATGATCCAGAACAACGTTGTACACCAAAGTTATGTGAACAACGTAAAGAAGCTTCTGTTTTTGGGCAGTACCTGTATTTACCCCAAGGCCTGTCCGCAACCCATGAAAGAAGACTATCTACTTACGGATACCCTTGAGTATACGAACGAGCCTTACGCCATTGCCAAAATAGCCGGTATTAAACTTTGCGAAAGCTATAATTTACAGTACGGCACCAATTTTATTTCGGTCATGCCCACCAACCTGTACGGCCCGAACGATAATTTTGATTTGGAAAAGTCGCACGTACTTCCTGCCCTAATCCGCAAAATGCATTTAGGCAGGGCCTTGGAAGCGCAAGACTGGACAACGGTGCGTAAAGATTTGAACGAGCGCCCGATCGAAGGTGTCGATGGCAAGGCAAGCGAAAGCGAAATCTATTCCATCTTAGAAAAATACGGCGTTAAGAAGACCGACGACAAGGTAAGTGTCGAAATTTGGGGCAGTGGAAAACCCATGCGTGAGTTTCTCTGGTCGGAAGACATGGCCGATGCGTGTATTTTCATTATGAAAAGCAGAAATTTCGAAGACACCTATGCTCCTGCCGAGAAGGAAATCAGAAATACCCATATCAATATCGGTACGGGCAAAGATCTCTCTATTCGCGAGTTGGCCGAATCCATAAAAGCTATGGTCGGTTTTGAAGGTCCTTTAAAATTCAATGCCGACAAACCCGATGGCACTATGAAGAAATTGACCGATGTCTCTAAGCTTCACGGTTTGGGCTGGAAGCACCAAATAGATCTTGAAGAAGGCATTAAAAAAATGTACGATTGGTACCGTTCCGCCTAA
- the gmd gene encoding GDP-mannose 4,6-dehydratase produces MKKCLITGITGQDGAYLAEFLLKKGYQVHGLKRRSSLFNTDRIDHLYQDPHVENRNLHLHYGDMTDSTNLIRLIQEIQPDEIYNLAAMSHVAVSFETPEYTANADGIGTLRILDAVRLLGLEKKTRIYQASTSELYGKVQEVPQSETTPFYPRSPYAVAKMYAYWITVNYREAYGMYACNGILFNHESPIRGETFVTRKITRAASRIALGLQDKVYLGNLDAKRDWGHAKDYVRMMWMILQADEPEDWVIATGKTTTVRDFVKMSFAEAGIEVAFTGEGVDEKGTVVSCSNPDYQVEIGKEIVAVDPRYFRPTEVDLLIGDPSKANNKLGWTPKYDLKDLVEDMMQSDLKLMKKDTYLKEGGYRIMNYFE; encoded by the coding sequence ATGAAAAAATGTTTGATTACAGGAATAACAGGCCAAGATGGAGCATATTTGGCTGAATTTTTATTAAAAAAAGGATATCAGGTCCACGGACTAAAGCGAAGGTCATCGCTTTTCAATACGGATAGAATCGATCACTTGTACCAAGATCCGCATGTTGAAAATCGGAATCTTCACCTTCACTATGGTGATATGACCGATAGTACCAACCTAATTCGCCTTATACAGGAAATTCAACCCGACGAAATATACAATTTGGCGGCAATGAGCCACGTAGCGGTTTCTTTTGAAACTCCTGAATATACGGCCAATGCCGATGGTATAGGTACCCTTCGTATTCTAGATGCCGTACGTCTTCTTGGATTGGAGAAAAAGACCCGTATCTATCAAGCCTCGACTTCTGAGCTCTATGGTAAGGTGCAAGAAGTACCACAGTCGGAAACCACACCGTTCTACCCTCGTAGCCCATATGCTGTTGCAAAAATGTACGCCTATTGGATTACCGTAAACTATCGTGAGGCCTATGGCATGTACGCTTGTAACGGTATACTTTTCAACCATGAATCGCCTATCCGTGGGGAAACTTTTGTTACCCGTAAGATTACAAGGGCGGCTTCAAGGATCGCATTGGGTCTTCAAGACAAGGTTTACCTAGGTAACCTCGATGCAAAAAGAGACTGGGGCCACGCCAAGGATTACGTAAGAATGATGTGGATGATCCTTCAGGCCGATGAACCGGAAGATTGGGTCATAGCCACCGGAAAAACGACCACTGTTCGTGACTTCGTTAAAATGAGTTTCGCCGAGGCGGGAATCGAAGTTGCTTTTACAGGAGAAGGTGTTGATGAAAAAGGTACCGTCGTTTCTTGCAGCAACCCCGATTACCAAGTAGAGATAGGAAAAGAAATCGTTGCCGTTGACCCTAGGTACTTTAGACCAACGGAAGTAGACCTTCTTATCGGTGACCCGAGCAAGGCCAACAACAAATTGGGATGGACCCCAAAATACGATTTGAAAGATTTGGTGGAAGATATGATGCAGAGCGATTTAAAATTGATGAAGAAAGACACCTACCTAAAAGAAGGTGGCTATCGTATCATGAATTATTTTGAATAG
- a CDS encoding alpha/beta fold hydrolase, whose amino-acid sequence MMSFVTVNGIQLYYEIRGKGKPLLLIMGITAPCSVWEKHVSYWEKEYRCIIFDNRGVGLSDKPEGPYTTAQMADDSAALLDALKIPNAAVVGVSMGGAIALQMAIRHPEKVSAMVAMCPWASCDRKGEAIFRHITHIKAHLRPEQFAHFMQLLIFDKATFDNDAEYEGLLEGQKGAALEAIQQPLHGLEAQAEACISHNVVDQLPQIKSPSLVIGGKQDMFVPEWMVREVAEGIPDSELHLYDNAGHAFHWEKLDDFNPRVLNWLKANY is encoded by the coding sequence ATGATGTCATTTGTTACGGTTAACGGAATACAATTATACTACGAAATAAGAGGTAAGGGAAAACCATTGTTGTTGATTATGGGTATTACCGCCCCATGTTCCGTGTGGGAAAAACATGTTTCGTATTGGGAAAAAGAATACCGCTGTATCATTTTCGATAACCGCGGGGTGGGCTTGTCCGATAAACCGGAAGGTCCCTATACAACGGCCCAGATGGCCGATGATAGCGCAGCACTTTTAGACGCCTTGAAAATACCGAATGCCGCAGTGGTTGGCGTATCTATGGGCGGGGCGATTGCCTTGCAGATGGCCATTAGGCATCCTGAAAAGGTGTCTGCCATGGTGGCCATGTGTCCTTGGGCCAGTTGCGATAGAAAAGGAGAAGCTATTTTTAGACATATAACTCACATAAAGGCCCATTTGAGGCCTGAGCAATTTGCCCATTTTATGCAGTTGCTCATTTTTGACAAAGCCACCTTTGATAATGACGCCGAATATGAGGGCTTGTTGGAAGGGCAAAAAGGAGCGGCCTTAGAAGCCATTCAACAGCCCTTGCACGGTTTGGAGGCCCAAGCGGAAGCCTGTATAAGCCACAATGTGGTGGATCAGCTGCCGCAAATTAAGTCGCCTTCCCTCGTAATCGGGGGCAAGCAAGATATGTTCGTTCCTGAATGGATGGTGCGTGAGGTGGCCGAAGGTATCCCTGATAGCGAACTGCATCTGTACGACAATGCAGGGCATGCTTTCCATTGGGAAAAATTGGATGATTTTAATCCAAGAGTTTTGAATTGGTTAAAAGCCAACTATTAA